The Thermodesulfovibrio sp. 3462-1 genome contains the following window.
CTTTTTGAATTATTTGCCTTTTTGCCTCTCTACCAATAACACTTTGAAAATATCTAACAAGAAGTGGATAAGGATGAGGACCAAAAACAGTGCCTAAAACATAATGAGTTGTCCGCACATTTGTGGTCCAGTCTCTTAAGGCTTCATTTATGGCATCCTTTAAGGTTTTTGAACCTGTATCAACTGGAATAACCCTTGCACCAAGAAGATTCATTCTGAAGACATTGAGCTTTTGCCTTCTTATATCCTCAGTTCCCATGTATATGTCACAGCTTAGTCCGGCAAGTGCAGCACCTGTTGCAGTAGCTACACCATGTTGCCCTGCTCCTGTTTCAGCAATAATTCTTTGTTTTTTCATTAATCTTCTTGCAAGCAGTGCCTGCCCAAGAGCATTGTTTATTTTGTGAGCACCTGTATGGGCAAGATCTTCTCTTTTTAGATATATCTTTGCTCCACCAAGATATTCAGTTAATCTCTTGGCAAAGTAAAGAGGTGTCGGTCGCCCCACATAGTCTTTAAGTAAGGCTTCAAATTCAGCATTAAAATTTTTATCTCTTTTTGCCCTTTGAAAAGCTCTCTCAAGCTCTTCAAGTGCAGGCATTAAGGTTTCAGGGACGAAGCGGCCTCCATACTCTCCAAAGTATCCTCTTTTTTTACCCATGAAAAGTATTATAGCATGAAGATTTTAAGTTTTGCATTTGATAACAGGCTTACATAATTTCTTAAAATGCCTTTCTTGAAAGGATTTCTTCCGCTTCCCTGTCTAACTTTTTCACTCATTGCCCCATGAGGAATTAAAGCTAAATAATAATAACCATTGCTACAGTGTATTTTTTTTCATGAGAGAGGGATACAAAAATTTTCCTATTCAATCCTTCTATTTTAACCTCTGGTGAACCATCAGAATTGTTTTTTACTTCAATATGCTTTAAAGTTAAACCTGAAGGTTTTTTCAGTGCCTTAATCACTGCTTCTTTTACAGCAAAACGAGCTGCAAGATGGCAGAAAGGATTTGAATAACTAAAGCTGTAAGCAATCTCTCCTTCAGTAAAAACTCTATCTAAAAATTTTCTTCCAAATCTTTCGTATATTTTTTTTATTCTTTCAACGGAAACAATATCAACACCAATCCCTTCAATCATTGGACTGCCCAGCTCTTGGGTATAAATATTTTTTCAAAGGTATAAAGGGCATATCTGTCTGTCATTCCTGCAATAAAATCACATATCTTTCTGTGAAGTTCCTTTTCTCCAAGACCCTGAGCATCTATTGCTTGAGGATTTTCAAGGTAATAATTATAAAGACTTTCAAGTATTCTCTTTGCTTTTTTAAATTCCTGAATAACCCGCTCATTGTAATAAACTTTTTCAAAAAGAAAATCTCTAAATTCAGAAACCATTTCTTCCATTTCATAAGACATGGAGATTTTTTTATAATCTTCTTTTATAGTGGTAAAAATAACATCTCTGACCATCTTATCAATTCTCTTTGAATGTCTATCACCAAAAAATTTTAAAAACTTTTGCGGAATATCATTTTTTTTGATAATTCCAGCTCTCAGTGCATCATCAATGTCATGGTTCAGATAGGCAATAACATCTCCTACTCTAACGATCTGACCTTCAAGAGTCACTGGCTCGTCACTTAAGATCTTTCCCCTACCTTTTGAATGTTTAAGTATTCCGTCCCTTACTTCAAATGTAAGATTAAGTCCTTGTCCATTTTTCTCAAGAACATCAACTACTCTCAAACTCTGCTCATAATGTTCAAATCCTCCTGGATGAAGTTCTCTGAGGATTGCTTCTCCTGCATGTCCAAAAGGAGTGTGTCCCAGATCATGCCCAAGTGCAATGGCTTCTGTAAGGTCTTCATTAAGTCTTAAGGCTCTTGCAATTGTTCTGGCAATTTGAGAAACTTCAAGCACATGAGTTAGTCTGGTTCTATAGTGGTCACCCTGAGGAGAAAAGAAAACCTGAGTTTTATGCTTCAGCCTGCGAAAAGCTTTGCTGTGAATAATTCTGTCTCTGTCACGCTGAAAGGCTGTTCTAATATCATCCTCTGGTTCAGACTTCAGCCTTCCCTTTGTTTGACAGCTTAAACATGCCCTGGGATGTAGAACACTTTTTTCTATTTCCTCATATTGTTTTCTAAGGTTCATATAAACATTATTCCATGATTTGTTTTACAGCTTTCACAAGCAATGGAATTTCTCTTTCCTGTAAGGTTCTCGCATCAAAAATAACAAAATCTTCCTTTATTCTCCCAATAACTGGAGGCTGAGTTTGTCTTAATTTTCCTGAGAATTCATCAGGCTTATCTGTCCTGATAGCAATAACATAGGTTTTAACTCCACTTTCAGGAAGTGAGCCTCCACCTGGCATTGATACATCTTCTTTGAGCATTGCCTCAATTCCGTGTTTTTTAAACAATTTCAATATCTTAGCTGCTCTTCTTTTAATTTTTTCTGGTGGTTCAAGAATCATTCTCAATGTGGGAATTTTTTCAATAGCTTCTTTTTCATCAAGATAAAACATTAAAGTTGCCTCAACAGCTGCAAGCGTAAGTTTATCAACTCTTAATGCCCTCATAAGAGGATTTTTTGATATTCGTTCGATAAGCGCAGATTTGCCAATTATAAATCCTGCCTGCGCTCCTCCGAGAAGTTTATCTCCACTGAAAGTAACAATATCAGCTCCTTCATCTACCACTTCCTGAACTGAAGGTTCTCCATAAAAGCCGTATTTTTTTAAATCAATAAAACATCCACTGCCAAGATCAACCATTACCGGAATTCCTCTCTGTTTTCCAAGTTCACATAGTTCTTTTACTGAAACTTCTTCGGTAAAGCCGATAATCTTAAAATTTGATCTGTGCACTTTCAGTAACAGGGCTGTATTTTCATTTATTGCTCTTTCATAATCGCTTAATCTGGTTTTATTTGTTGTTCCCACTTCCCTTAAGATGGCACCTGATTGAGCCATAACATCCGGAATTCTAAAAGAACCTCCTATTTCAACGAGTTCTCCACGAGAAACGACAACTTCTTTATCTTTAGCAAGTGTGTTAAGACAAAGGAAAACTGCACCTGCATTATTATTTACAACAACAGCTGATTCTACATTCACAATTTTTCTAACAGCATCAACTATGTGAACATATCGTTTGCCTCTCTGCCCTTTTTCTAAATCATACTCAAGATTTGAATAACTTTGCGCAATTTCAACAACATGTTTTATTGCCTCTTCTGGAAGTATTGCTCTTCCAAGATTTGTATGAATCACAACTCCTGTTGCATTTATAACAGGCTGAAGAGAATACTTTTTATTTAAAGAATTCTTTATCTCTTCAATTATGCTGTCTTCATCAATCTCTAAAAAATTGTCTTTTAAAACCTTAGCTCTCAAACTATCAAGAACCTTTCTTACTGCTTCCCTGACCAGTGAGTAAGAATATTCTTTAAAGAGAACTTTTATTTTTTCATTCTTTAGAATTCTGTCAACTGACGGGATCTTTCTTAAAATATCGGGTTTATCCATAATAGATTTTCAATTATTCTTTCAATTTTTCTTCAATCTTTGTAATCCTTAGATTCATTTCATTTATCAGAGCTTTCATGTTTTCAATCTCATCTTTTGTTGCTAAATTCATCCCCTGAAGTGTCTTTTGAATCATTTCTTTAAAGTTTTCTTTAAAGCCCTCCTTTGCTTCTTCAGATTTTGAGATGAATTCATTAATTATTTTTGCAGCCTCAGACTCGCTCATCTTGCCTCTTTTTACAAGGTCATTGAGAAATTCTTTAAGTATTTCCTGCATTCCAAGACAGGCAAAAATCATATTTTTAAACAAATCCTGTAATGCCATTTTTTCCTCCTTGTTCAATAGTTCAAGGGTTCAATGTTGTTTAATTAATTCATAAAATATTTCTACTGCTTTGTCAATGCTTGCAGCATCAGGACATCCACCCTGAGCAGAATCAGCCCTTCCCCCACCTTTACCACCAACAGCCTGAGTTATGCTCTTTAAAAGTTTTCCAGCATCATATTTACTTGTAGCATCTTTTGTAACTGAAAGAATCAGAATCCCCTGCCCATCAGT
Protein-coding sequences here:
- the trpB gene encoding tryptophan synthase subunit beta, which codes for MGKKRGYFGEYGGRFVPETLMPALEELERAFQRAKRDKNFNAEFEALLKDYVGRPTPLYFAKRLTEYLGGAKIYLKREDLAHTGAHKINNALGQALLARRLMKKQRIIAETGAGQHGVATATGAALAGLSCDIYMGTEDIRRQKLNVFRMNLLGARVIPVDTGSKTLKDAINEALRDWTTNVRTTHYVLGTVFGPHPYPLLVRYFQSVIGREAKRQIIQKEGKLPDVLVACVGGGSNSIGLFSAFLGDKDVKMIGVEAGGKGIDTGLHAARFAGGAKGIFQGCLSYVLENEDGNILETHSVSAGLDYASVGPEHAYLKDTGRVNYTYATDDEALEAFELLSRLEGIIPALESAHAVAWAVRIAPEMPKDSIIIVNLSGRGDKDVQEVARIKGISL
- the acpS gene encoding holo-ACP synthase, which produces MIEGIGVDIVSVERIKKIYERFGRKFLDRVFTEGEIAYSFSYSNPFCHLAARFAVKEAVIKALKKPSGLTLKHIEVKNNSDGSPEVKIEGLNRKIFVSLSHEKKYTVAMVIII
- a CDS encoding deoxyguanosinetriphosphate triphosphohydrolase yields the protein MNLRKQYEEIEKSVLHPRACLSCQTKGRLKSEPEDDIRTAFQRDRDRIIHSKAFRRLKHKTQVFFSPQGDHYRTRLTHVLEVSQIARTIARALRLNEDLTEAIALGHDLGHTPFGHAGEAILRELHPGGFEHYEQSLRVVDVLEKNGQGLNLTFEVRDGILKHSKGRGKILSDEPVTLEGQIVRVGDVIAYLNHDIDDALRAGIIKKNDIPQKFLKFFGDRHSKRIDKMVRDVIFTTIKEDYKKISMSYEMEEMVSEFRDFLFEKVYYNERVIQEFKKAKRILESLYNYYLENPQAIDAQGLGEKELHRKICDFIAGMTDRYALYTFEKIFIPKSWAVQ
- the selA gene encoding L-seryl-tRNA(Sec) selenium transferase; this encodes MDKPDILRKIPSVDRILKNEKIKVLFKEYSYSLVREAVRKVLDSLRAKVLKDNFLEIDEDSIIEEIKNSLNKKYSLQPVINATGVVIHTNLGRAILPEEAIKHVVEIAQSYSNLEYDLEKGQRGKRYVHIVDAVRKIVNVESAVVVNNNAGAVFLCLNTLAKDKEVVVSRGELVEIGGSFRIPDVMAQSGAILREVGTTNKTRLSDYERAINENTALLLKVHRSNFKIIGFTEEVSVKELCELGKQRGIPVMVDLGSGCFIDLKKYGFYGEPSVQEVVDEGADIVTFSGDKLLGGAQAGFIIGKSALIERISKNPLMRALRVDKLTLAAVEATLMFYLDEKEAIEKIPTLRMILEPPEKIKRRAAKILKLFKKHGIEAMLKEDVSMPGGGSLPESGVKTYVIAIRTDKPDEFSGKLRQTQPPVIGRIKEDFVIFDARTLQEREIPLLVKAVKQIME